From Amycolatopsis sp. YIM 10, the proteins below share one genomic window:
- a CDS encoding flavodoxin family protein, whose protein sequence is MTALRALALTCSLKPSPASSSTELIATQVLDELRGHGVEGESVRVVDHNVRPGVEKDMGDGDEWPSLRAKVLAADILVLATPTWVGHMSSVAQRVLERLDAELSETDDQGRPLMFGKVAVTAVVGNEDGAHKITADLFQALNDTGFTVPAQGGTYWNGEAMTPGDYNDLKETPKAVASTNATLARNAVHLATQLRGDPYPAS, encoded by the coding sequence ATGACCGCACTACGCGCATTGGCACTGACCTGCAGCCTCAAGCCGTCACCGGCGTCGTCGAGCACCGAGCTGATCGCCACGCAGGTGCTCGACGAGCTGCGTGGGCACGGGGTCGAAGGCGAGTCGGTCCGGGTGGTCGACCACAACGTCCGGCCGGGCGTGGAGAAGGACATGGGCGACGGCGACGAATGGCCGTCCCTTCGCGCCAAGGTGCTCGCCGCGGACATCCTGGTGCTGGCGACGCCCACCTGGGTGGGGCACATGTCGAGCGTGGCGCAGCGGGTGCTGGAACGCCTGGACGCCGAACTGTCCGAAACGGACGACCAGGGCCGTCCGCTGATGTTCGGCAAGGTCGCGGTGACCGCCGTGGTCGGCAACGAGGACGGCGCGCACAAGATCACCGCCGATCTGTTCCAGGCCCTCAACGACACCGGCTTCACCGTGCCCGCCCAGGGCGGCACCTACTGGAACGGCGAGGCGATGACGCCCGGTGACTACAACGACCTGAAGGAGACTCCGAAGGCGGTCGCCTCCACCAACGCCACTCTCGCCCGGAACGCCGTCCACCTCGCCACCCAGCTCCGCGGTGATCCCTATCCGGCCTCCTGA
- a CDS encoding aromatic acid/H+ symport family MFS transporter, protein MSTETSSTETSAGAAARHRGWVVPLAWTAVLLDGFDLVVLGTVLPVLLRDHVWDITPASAAAVSTAGLVGMTLGALAIGTVTDVIGRRKALIFAVSLFSACTLLCALAPSMWVFGLLRFVAGLGLGGCLPTAIALVTEHARQGRAGSATTTLMTGYHVGAMLTALLGIWLIPLLGWRSMFVAGALPALALVPLMVRFLPESAAFERARPGETVAGLFRGGVLRATLAFWATSFMGLLLVYGLNTWLPEIMRQAGYPLGAALGLLLTLNLGGVVGLVVAGRVADRMGVRGSAIGWFAGAAVFLALLSVKLPGPVLYVAVFLTGGFVFSAQVLVYAYVGRTYGDAFRATGLGWAAGIGRLGAISGPLVGGALLSAGIAYPWGFYAFAAVGLLGAVAISAASTSRASQSVP, encoded by the coding sequence ATGTCCACTGAGACGTCATCCACCGAGACGTCCGCCGGGGCAGCAGCCCGGCACCGCGGGTGGGTGGTCCCGCTGGCCTGGACCGCCGTGCTGCTCGACGGGTTCGACCTGGTGGTGCTCGGCACCGTGCTGCCCGTACTCCTGCGCGACCACGTCTGGGACATCACGCCCGCCTCGGCGGCGGCGGTCTCCACCGCGGGCCTGGTCGGCATGACGCTCGGCGCGCTGGCGATCGGCACCGTCACCGACGTGATCGGCCGTCGCAAGGCGCTGATCTTCGCGGTCAGCCTGTTCTCCGCGTGCACGCTGCTGTGCGCGCTCGCGCCGTCGATGTGGGTGTTCGGGCTGTTGCGCTTCGTCGCCGGGCTGGGCCTCGGCGGCTGCCTGCCCACGGCGATCGCGCTGGTCACCGAGCACGCCAGGCAGGGCCGCGCGGGCAGCGCCACCACCACCCTGATGACCGGCTACCACGTGGGCGCGATGCTCACCGCACTGCTGGGCATCTGGCTGATCCCGCTGCTGGGCTGGCGGTCGATGTTCGTGGCGGGCGCGCTGCCCGCACTGGCGCTGGTGCCGCTGATGGTCCGGTTCCTGCCGGAGTCGGCCGCCTTCGAGCGCGCGCGGCCCGGCGAGACGGTCGCCGGGCTCTTCCGCGGCGGCGTCCTCCGGGCCACGCTGGCGTTCTGGGCGACCTCGTTCATGGGACTGCTGCTGGTGTACGGGCTGAACACCTGGCTGCCGGAGATCATGCGGCAGGCCGGGTACCCGCTCGGCGCCGCGCTCGGGCTGCTGCTGACGCTGAACCTCGGGGGAGTGGTGGGCCTGGTCGTGGCCGGGCGGGTCGCCGACCGCATGGGCGTGCGCGGCTCGGCCATCGGCTGGTTCGCCGGGGCGGCGGTGTTCCTCGCGCTGCTGAGCGTGAAGCTGCCCGGCCCAGTCCTGTACGTGGCGGTGTTCCTGACCGGTGGCTTTGTCTTCAGCGCGCAGGTCCTGGTCTACGCCTACGTCGGACGCACCTACGGCGACGCCTTCCGCGCCACCGGACTCGGCTGGGCAGCGGGGATCGGGCGCCTCGGTGCCATCTCGGGCCCGCTGGTCGGCGGGGCGCTGCTGAGTGCCGGAATCGCATACCCGTGGGGCTTCTACGCCTTCGCCGCGGTCGGCCTGCTCGGCGCCGTGGCCATTTCGGCCGCCTCGACCAGCCGGGCCTCGCAGTCCGTTCCCTGA